One Pseudomonas brassicacearum genomic region harbors:
- a CDS encoding cysteine hydrolase family protein: MHALLILDMQVGLFHGPDKPWAGEALLETLNDLMGKARSAGAPIFLVRHVGPPGSPIEPGSPLTHLVPELRLAGDEVIFEKNRPNAFAMTGLAERLRACGAEGVVIAGMKTQYCIDSTCRAARDLGFDAVLIADGHTCADTPVLKAQVIIAHHNTTLAGPFCNVVRAENWSF; the protein is encoded by the coding sequence ATGCATGCTCTGTTGATTCTCGATATGCAGGTCGGGTTGTTTCACGGCCCGGATAAACCCTGGGCAGGCGAAGCGCTGCTAGAGACCCTGAATGACCTGATGGGCAAAGCTCGGAGCGCCGGTGCCCCGATCTTTCTGGTTCGTCATGTAGGTCCACCTGGCTCGCCTATCGAACCTGGAAGTCCATTGACGCACTTGGTACCGGAACTGCGGCTGGCGGGCGATGAAGTGATCTTCGAAAAAAATCGGCCCAATGCATTTGCGATGACGGGTTTGGCCGAGCGGCTGAGGGCGTGTGGCGCTGAGGGCGTGGTTATCGCCGGGATGAAAACCCAGTATTGTATCGACAGCACTTGCCGCGCGGCCCGGGACCTAGGGTTCGATGCCGTACTGATCGCCGACGGTCATACTTGCGCCGATACGCCTGTCTTGAAGGCGCAAGTTATCATCGCGCATCACAACACAACGTTGGCCGGCCCTTTCTGCAACGTCGTTCGAGCCGAGAACTGGAGTTTTTAA